Proteins found in one Triticum urartu cultivar G1812 chromosome 4, Tu2.1, whole genome shotgun sequence genomic segment:
- the LOC125552065 gene encoding uncharacterized protein LOC125552065 translates to MPHALALFVSSVFPKVERDARMLLCVNRALTAPELDRLSDMLVPSPLPEDLYPPPPLVTSWVAAVIKSRIEGCKYSQEASRQLVETALSKYAQQTGQHYELHLVCGINLFIQSEAFWHINFLARAKDAAGELPIYFFAEATVAMGEDDEFLEEDIVLCCPIKPAGIGGCGACTAQYKKLNHPIDKEHHGGLDDYDEEIGNGDDHWDYKFPQLVDFIMFDAEDCATVRHIEKRFPPRPDGDESAENLWITEM, encoded by the exons ATGCCACACGCTTTGGCGCTCTTCGTCTCCTCGGTATTTCCCAAGGTTGAGCGTGATGCGAGAATGCTTCTCTGCGTCAACCGGGCGCTCACCGCCCCTGAGCTCGACCGCCTCTCTGACATGCTGGTGCCCTCCCCGCTTCCGGAGGACCTCTATCCTCCTCCCCCACTGGTGACGTCCTGGGTGGCCGCCGTAATCAAGTCGCGCATCGAAGGCTGCAAATATTCCCAGGAAGCCTCACGCCAGCTGGTTGAGACTGCATTATCCAAATATGCTCAGCAAACAGGCCAACATTACGAGCTCCATTTAGTCTGTGGCATAAATTTGTTCATCCAATCCGAAGCCTTTTGGCACATCAACTTCTTGGCACGGGCAAAGGACGCTGCTGGTGAACTGCCCATTTACTTCTTCGCCGAAGCAACGGTTGCAATGGGCGAGGACGACGAATTCCTGGAGGAGGATATCGTCTTGTGCTGCCCAATCAAACCGGCTGGAATTG GTGGGTGTGGAGCTTGTACTGCCCAATATAAAAAGCTCAACCACCCTATTGACAAAGAACACCATGGTGGATTGGATGACTATGACGAAGAGATTGGGAATGGAGATGATCACTGGGATTATAAATTTCCTCAGCTTGTAGACTTCATCATGTTTGATGCTGAGGACTGTGCAACTGTACGTCATATAGAGAAGCGCTTTCCTCCTAGGCCCGACGGGGATGAAAGCGCCGAGAATTTATGGATCACTGAAATGTGA